GGTCATGTGGCGATTGCGGCGAAGACAGGGGCGGCGTTGGCGTCTATGGCAGCGGGAATCTTCTTTGCCGGATTGCAACTGGCCGCGCCTGTCATTGCAGCGGCGTTGGCGGTCGAGGTAACGGTTGCCCTTGTCTCAAGGCTCTCGCCGCAGCTTCCGGCTATGGTCATCGGAGTCCCAGTAAAGACGATGGTCTCCTATGCAGTCCTGATAGGCAGCCTCGCGGTATGGCCTGCATGGGTCGAGCGTCACTTTACGGCGTTGCTGGATGCGGCTGGGAGGCTGGTGAGCGCATGAGCGGACAGGCCACAGAGCAGGCGACACCACAGCGCAAAAAGAAGTCGCGGGAGAAAGGCGATATCGTTCGCAGCCGCGAGTTGCTCTCTGCCTTGGCAATGCTTGGAGGCGTGCTGATGCTGGGCGCGACGGCACATGGATTCTCATCGAGCTGGGAGGCGGTGTATCGCGAGAGTTTACGTTCGGCTGCGATTGGCGAGATCGCAGGAGAGCGCCATTGGGACAGTGTCGTCCGGCAGATGTTCGCTCCGGCGCTCGCCCCAGTGGCGCTGGTGATGGCCGCGAGCTTCGGTTGCGCATTGTTTGCAGGTGTCGCCCAAGGTGGCGGCGTACAGCTTCACCCGAATGCAATTGAGCCGAAGTTCACGCGATTGAACCCGGTGGCGAACCTGAAAAACCTCTTCAGTCTACGGGCGGCAACGCGCGTCGTGAAGTCGCTGGTGCCGGCTGCGGCGATGGTGGCGCTGGGGTGGGCGGCGTTGAAGGCGTTGATGCTGCTGATGCCTGTGATGAGTATGGTGCGGCTGCCCGCGACATTTTCAACGGCCTATGGATTGGCGCTCGATGCGGCTTGGATCACGCTCGCGTGGTCGGGGCTCGACTATGCGATGGAGTGGAGAAGCTGGAACCAGCGGCTGAAGATGACAAAACAGGAGATACGCGAAGAGACGAAGGAGTCGATGGGAAACCCCGAGGTGAAGGGGCGGATCCGGCAGATTCAACACGCCATGCGAAAGCGCAAGGTAAAGGCGGATATGTCTCGCGCGAGTGTCGTCATCACAAACCCGACGCACTATGCCGTTGCGCTTGAATTCAGCTTCGAGACGATGCAGGCGCCGACGGTAC
This region of Acidobacteriota bacterium genomic DNA includes:
- a CDS encoding EscU/YscU/HrcU family type III secretion system export apparatus switch protein, which codes for MSGQATEQATPQRKKKSREKGDIVRSRELLSALAMLGGVLMLGATAHGFSSSWEAVYRESLRSAAIGEIAGERHWDSVVRQMFAPALAPVALVMAASFGCALFAGVAQGGGVQLHPNAIEPKFTRLNPVANLKNLFSLRAATRVVKSLVPAAAMVALGWAALKALMLLMPVMSMVRLPATFSTAYGLALDAAWITLAWSGLDYAMEWRSWNQRLKMTKQEIREETKESMGNPEVKGRIRQIQHAMRKRKVKADMSRASVVITNPTHYAVALEFSFETMQAPTVLAKGRDLWAAEIREEARWAGIPIIENPPLARSLYRLVEPGQSIPFDLYAAVAGILAFLYRQKVEERMRRERHAQAAQKSAGRRATAPMSMYGFGGGI